DNA from bacterium:
CGGAAGAGGTCGTGGCAGCGTTGTTCCGCGAAGAGCAGCAGCCGAAAGACAAGGACCGTCCTCGCCCGTGCCACAAGCATGTGGTAGCCCGCTTCACTCGCAAGGAGGAAGAGGACGGTCAAGAATGCATCATTCCCGGCACACACGAAGCGTTTCGCTGGGCTGGCGAACAGGTGGATCAGCGTCGCAAACGCAAACAACCGTTACTGCGATTGTGCGACGGGCAGGAAGACTATCCGGAAACGTCGGACGTCTATCTCGCCGAGAAGCATCAAGATGCGATTGACATTCTGGACATCCTGCACGTGGCCATCTACGTGTGGTCGGCAGCCAAAGCACTCTGCGGTGGCAACCGCGAGCAGGCCGAAGCGCTGGCACGGGAGCGTCTCTTGCGAATCTTGCAAGGGCAAGTCCACGGCGTGATCCTCGGCCTGCGGCAAATGGCCACCCGCCGGGAACTGGAAGGCTTGGCGCTGGAGGCGGTCGCGACGGCCTGCAACTATTTCGAGAAAAACGCTTATCGGATGCGTTACGACGAGTATTTGGAGGAAGGCTATCCGATTGCGACGGGAGTGATCGAAGGTGCGTGTCGGCATCTGGTCAAGGACCGCATGGAACGTAGCGGCATGCGTTGGCGATTGTCGGGAGCGGAGCCGATGCTCATGCTTCGCGCGCTGCACGTGTCCAACCACTGGGATACCTTCCAAGCTCAGCGAATGCAATCCGACCTCCAACGGCTACACCCCAACCGACACCTGATCCAATCCTACACACCAGAAATCCTTGCCATTTGACGTGGCGGGAGACCGGTTACACTCTGGGCCTAGTGGCCATCCAACCCCGGTCGTTCAAGCCACGTACGACCGACAGCCGACACACACTCGGCTACAGTCCGAACTTGTTGATCGACGCACCACCCCCGGACGGTATCAACCAGCTGTGGGTCGGAGACATCACGTACGTTCCCTTGGTCGGCGGCGATT
Protein-coding regions in this window:
- a CDS encoding ISKra4 family transposase, which translates into the protein VLGQKLPVDSLERINRELGRQAEAFLEELPKPPAKEEGELLVLTADGKGVPMIRKDAEALPAFNASKRRGNRRVATLASVYSVDRYQRSAEEVVAALFREEQQPKDKDRPRPCHKHVVARFTRKEEEDGQECIIPGTHEAFRWAGEQVDQRRKRKQPLLRLCDGQEDYPETSDVYLAEKHQDAIDILDILHVAIYVWSAAKALCGGNREQAEALARERLLRILQGQVHGVILGLRQMATRRELEGLALEAVATACNYFEKNAYRMRYDEYLEEGYPIATGVIEGACRHLVKDRMERSGMRWRLSGAEPMLMLRALHVSNHWDTFQAQRMQSDLQRLHPNRHLIQSYTPEILAI